The following proteins are co-located in the Microvirga ossetica genome:
- the istA gene encoding IS21 family transposase, translating to MPGIHVTDRQVRRYMSSRKDGYSQAAASARAGFSERTGRRIEADSVLPSQREARRYRTRPDPFAEVWLDELVPMLEAAPQIRATTLLEELQRLHPGHYGDGRLRSLQRRVAHWRATEGSERELIFRQEHPPGRQALSDFTNGAKLDVTIAGQPFPHLLYHFWLAYSGWRFIKAICGGESFTALTEGLQEALWQLGGVPHEHRTDRLSAAYRNLADREDEAKAYAAFCNHYGLQPTRNNAGIAHENGSVEAAHGHLKLGLREALELRGSKDFSDLEAYQAFLQDYAMRKNAAVQAALAIERKALAPLPRFRTSDYSVATVTVTRSGTISVRNVLYTVPSRLVGCRLKVHIFDDRLVCHLGLTPVLAVPRRYFKRGGPGVRVVDYRHLVHALVKKPQAFRHSVFQEDLFPQTAFRQAWEVLDARLDPRQACRVYVGLLHLAATHACEAQLADHLASVLAGGGLPDLDQARTIVAGPLNVQAPVVHVRAPDPSVYDSLIPVDPIAASEGAAP from the coding sequence ATGCCGGGCATTCACGTCACCGACCGCCAAGTCAGGCGCTACATGAGTTCACGCAAGGACGGATATTCCCAGGCCGCCGCGTCAGCGCGGGCCGGGTTCAGTGAACGCACCGGCCGGCGCATCGAAGCCGACTCGGTTCTTCCCAGCCAGCGCGAGGCGCGTCGCTACCGGACGCGCCCGGATCCCTTCGCCGAGGTCTGGCTCGACGAACTCGTGCCGATGCTCGAGGCCGCACCCCAGATCCGGGCCACTACTTTGCTCGAAGAGTTGCAGCGGTTGCATCCGGGGCACTATGGCGACGGCCGTCTGCGCTCGCTGCAGCGGCGGGTGGCCCATTGGCGGGCGACCGAGGGATCGGAGCGCGAGCTGATCTTCCGACAGGAGCATCCGCCCGGCCGGCAGGCTCTCTCGGACTTCACCAATGGTGCCAAGCTCGACGTGACTATCGCCGGCCAGCCCTTCCCGCATCTGCTCTACCATTTCTGGCTCGCTTATTCCGGCTGGCGCTTCATCAAAGCCATCTGCGGCGGAGAGAGCTTCACGGCTCTCACCGAAGGCCTGCAGGAGGCGCTCTGGCAGCTCGGCGGCGTCCCGCACGAGCATCGCACCGACCGGCTCTCGGCCGCCTATCGCAACCTCGCTGATCGTGAGGACGAGGCCAAGGCCTATGCCGCCTTCTGCAACCATTACGGTCTGCAGCCGACCCGCAACAATGCCGGCATCGCCCACGAGAACGGATCGGTCGAAGCCGCCCATGGCCATCTCAAGCTCGGATTACGCGAAGCTCTCGAATTGCGCGGCTCGAAAGATTTTTCCGATCTGGAGGCTTATCAGGCCTTTCTGCAGGACTACGCCATGCGCAAGAACGCAGCCGTGCAGGCGGCGCTTGCCATCGAGCGCAAGGCGCTGGCTCCTCTGCCGCGCTTTCGCACCAGTGATTACTCGGTGGCGACGGTCACCGTCACACGCTCCGGCACGATCTCGGTGCGCAATGTCCTCTACACCGTGCCCTCGCGCCTCGTCGGCTGTCGGCTCAAGGTGCATATCTTCGATGATCGTCTTGTCTGCCATCTCGGCCTAACCCCGGTGCTGGCTGTCCCACGCCGCTACTTCAAACGTGGTGGTCCCGGTGTCCGCGTCGTCGATTACCGGCATCTGGTCCATGCTCTCGTGAAGAAGCCGCAGGCCTTCCGGCACTCGGTGTTCCAGGAGGATCTGTTCCCGCAGACCGCCTTCCGACAAGCCTGGGAGGTTCTTGATGCCAGGCTTGATCCAAGACAGGCGTGCCGGGTCTATGTCGGCCTGCTGCATCTGGCTGCTACGCACGCCTGCGAGGCCCAACTGGCCGATCATCTCGCGAGCGTTCTCGCCGGCGGCGGGCTCCCGGATCTCGACCAGGCCCGAACTATCGTGGCCGGGCCGTTGAACGTCCAGGCGCCAGTTGTTCATGTGAGGGCGCCGGATCCGAGCGTCTACGACAGCCTGATCCCTGTCGATCCCATCGCCGCTTCAGAAGGGGCCGCGCCATGA
- a CDS encoding PAS domain S-box protein, giving the protein MITRDISEWISAEEALRTRKAHLRSILEKVPDAMVVIDEEARIQSFSATAVRIFGYMPDEVIGENVKLLMPSPYREQHDSYMQRYGHTGERRIIGIGRVVVGLRKDGSTFPMELAVGEMRSGGIRYFTGFIRYLTERQQTETRSHERRQL; this is encoded by the coding sequence ATGATCACCCGCGACATTAGCGAGTGGATCAGCGCCGAGGAAGCCTTGAGGACCCGCAAAGCCCATCTGCGATCCATCCTGGAGAAGGTGCCCGATGCCATGGTGGTGATCGACGAGGAAGCGCGGATCCAATCGTTCAGCGCCACCGCCGTGCGGATCTTCGGCTACATGCCGGATGAGGTCATCGGCGAGAACGTCAAGCTCCTCATGCCGTCGCCCTATCGCGAGCAACATGATTCCTACATGCAGCGCTACGGCCATACGGGCGAGCGGCGGATCATCGGGATCGGGCGCGTGGTTGTCGGACTGCGTAAGGACGGGTCGACCTTTCCCATGGAGCTAGCCGTGGGCGAGATGCGCTCGGGAGGCATCCGCTACTTCACCGGCTTCATCCGGTACCTGACGGAGCGGCAGCAGACCGAGACACGCTCGCATGAACGACGACAACTATGA
- a CDS encoding IS1380 family transposase, whose product MPDDTTATFPFPAVGRKKITAAFDGGRLSSDGGVMLLAQAERRLGIAARLARIIPDRRDPTRVTHAITDMIRARIFAIACGYEDCNDFGPLRADPAFKLACGHLPETGADLASQPTLSRLENAPTIRDAIRLTYALIEQWMDSYATPPDGVVLDIDDTCDVVHGHQQLSLFNAHYDERCFLPIHVYDSATGRPVAVVLRPGKTPSGVEVRAHLRRLVRRIRTRWPLTRITIRGDSHYARPEAMDFCEQHGLSYLFGLAGSRPLTSKVQGTADAVRTQRAIEDREVVRGFAETTHRARSWSCERRVVARIEATRLGLDIRFVVTNLSGTSPRVVYESLYCARGQAENWIKFHKAQLASDRTSCRRAVANQVRLVLHTAAYWLMLSVREAIPAVCDLARAEFATLRLRLLKIAVRVQETASRIRLAYASCCPEADLFRAIAATLLPSPRAASP is encoded by the coding sequence ATGCCGGACGATACAACCGCAACGTTCCCGTTTCCAGCCGTGGGCCGCAAGAAGATCACCGCCGCTTTCGATGGCGGGCGCTTGTCGTCCGACGGCGGTGTCATGCTCCTGGCCCAAGCCGAGCGCCGGCTGGGGATTGCCGCGCGGCTGGCGCGCATCATCCCGGATCGGCGCGACCCGACCCGCGTGACGCACGCGATCACAGATATGATCCGCGCCCGCATCTTCGCCATCGCGTGCGGCTATGAGGATTGCAACGACTTCGGCCCGCTGCGCGCTGATCCGGCGTTCAAGCTCGCCTGCGGGCACTTGCCGGAAACCGGGGCTGACCTCGCCTCGCAGCCGACCCTCTCGCGTCTGGAGAATGCGCCTACGATCCGCGATGCGATCCGGTTGACCTATGCCCTGATCGAGCAGTGGATGGACAGCTATGCCACTCCGCCCGACGGCGTGGTGCTGGACATCGACGACACCTGCGATGTGGTGCATGGGCACCAGCAACTGTCCTTGTTCAACGCCCATTATGACGAACGCTGCTTTCTGCCGATCCATGTCTACGACAGCGCCACCGGCCGACCGGTTGCCGTCGTGCTGCGGCCGGGCAAGACGCCCTCGGGTGTTGAAGTGCGGGCGCATCTGCGACGCCTCGTGCGCCGCATCCGCACGCGTTGGCCTCTCACGCGCATCACGATCCGGGGTGACAGCCACTATGCCCGTCCCGAAGCCATGGACTTCTGCGAGCAGCACGGCCTCAGCTATCTGTTCGGACTGGCCGGTAGCCGGCCGCTCACAAGCAAGGTGCAGGGCACCGCTGATGCGGTGCGCACTCAACGGGCGATCGAGGATCGCGAGGTGGTGCGCGGCTTTGCCGAGACGACGCACCGGGCCAGGAGTTGGTCGTGCGAGCGCAGGGTGGTCGCCCGCATCGAGGCGACCCGCCTCGGGCTCGACATCCGCTTTGTGGTCACCAACCTGAGCGGGACCAGCCCACGCGTCGTCTACGAGAGCCTGTACTGCGCCCGCGGCCAGGCGGAGAATTGGATCAAGTTCCACAAGGCGCAACTTGCCTCTGACCGGACCTCATGCCGGCGCGCCGTGGCCAATCAGGTTCGTCTCGTGCTGCACACGGCCGCCTACTGGCTGATGCTGTCCGTGCGGGAGGCGATCCCGGCTGTCTGCGATCTCGCCCGGGCCGAGTTCGCGACGCTGCGCCTTCGCCTGCTCAAGATCGCCGTGCGGGTGCAGGAAACGGCGAGCCGCATCCGCTTGGCCTACGCGTCCTGCTGTCCCGAAGCCGACCTCTTCCGCGCCATAGCGGCGACTCTCCTGCCCAGCCCGAGAGCAGCCTCGCCCTGA
- a CDS encoding DMT family transporter: MRPQDDLKGRHVANRQGAIYALADMVLVVTSMGVIKQAGATIPPVQLVFFRAIVGLLLVAPLIWRYRSEVFNSRQMRGHLGRVLCSTLSLSCNYAAIAALPLTLVTVIGFTRPFVILGLAAMLLGERILPRHWISSGICFASVIFMVSPSSMSWDWGLLAALGTVVFGSLSVIQIRRLTGEHAVVLMVFYTLGLAVLTAVPASLVWASPTPSDIPSFLIIGLLAQVGQFCFLRSHQLAEASILAPLSYVVIIFSSIADYLYFGIVPTLSLISGSLAIVAAVLLGTRGGGWRGRR; encoded by the coding sequence ATGAGGCCCCAGGACGATCTCAAAGGCCGGCATGTCGCCAATCGGCAGGGGGCGATCTACGCCCTGGCGGACATGGTGCTCGTCGTCACATCGATGGGCGTCATCAAGCAGGCCGGCGCGACGATCCCTCCCGTACAGCTCGTATTCTTCCGCGCTATTGTCGGCCTGCTTTTGGTTGCGCCGCTCATCTGGCGATATCGGTCCGAGGTGTTCAACAGCCGGCAGATGAGAGGCCATCTCGGCCGCGTGCTCTGCAGCACGCTGTCCTTGAGCTGCAACTACGCCGCCATCGCCGCCCTGCCCCTCACCCTCGTCACCGTGATCGGGTTCACACGACCCTTCGTAATTCTCGGGCTGGCCGCCATGCTGCTGGGCGAGCGCATTCTGCCCCGGCACTGGATCTCCTCCGGCATCTGCTTCGCGAGCGTGATCTTCATGGTCAGCCCGAGCTCCATGAGTTGGGACTGGGGTCTCCTGGCAGCCTTGGGCACGGTCGTGTTCGGTTCGTTGAGCGTCATCCAGATCCGCCGGCTCACCGGCGAGCACGCCGTTGTCCTGATGGTCTTCTACACGCTCGGTCTTGCGGTTCTGACAGCCGTTCCGGCATCCCTGGTGTGGGCGTCACCGACGCCGAGCGACATTCCGAGCTTCCTGATCATCGGCCTCCTCGCCCAGGTCGGCCAATTCTGTTTCCTGCGGTCGCATCAGCTCGCGGAGGCGAGCATTCTGGCGCCCCTCAGCTATGTCGTGATCATTTTCTCCTCCATCGCCGATTATCTCTATTTCGGCATTGTCCCAACGCTCTCCCTGATCAGCGGCAGCCTTGCGATCGTCGCAGCGGTTCTTCTCGGAACCCGGGGCGGCGGCTGGCGAGGGCGGCGCTAG
- a CDS encoding LacI family DNA-binding transcriptional regulator: MTRASLSRRPRQTDIARFAGVSVSTVSRVLANEPGISTSVRDQVIRIASELGYNVRPVPAAQPQAQRSIALIPVDQATEGLGVFYEGILNGLRGAASRLGGTLMPRLVRSASLTAADVEQTLLETDATDVFLVGIDPPEDLCLWLTEAKIPTVWVNGNDPGLRFDCVSPANFYGAQLATQYLIDAGHRRILHFTMSHRHTIRERVRGFEAATASHGVTTRIVRLPSTSRSNEAACEAMEAILAENQGFTAAFCMNDMMAVGVMEALANRRLSIPQDFALMGFDDLPCAAMTMPRLTTMRVDREAIGQEAYHLMQRRRADPGAEPRKVELAVRLVEGATVQATRKPNDAEPSA, encoded by the coding sequence ATGACCAGAGCGAGTCTCAGCCGCCGACCGCGCCAAACGGATATCGCCCGGTTCGCCGGAGTTTCGGTGAGCACCGTATCGCGCGTTCTTGCCAATGAGCCGGGGATCAGCACGAGCGTCCGGGACCAGGTTATCCGCATCGCCTCCGAGCTCGGATACAATGTGCGCCCGGTGCCCGCGGCTCAGCCCCAGGCGCAGCGCTCCATCGCTCTCATTCCCGTCGATCAGGCAACGGAGGGGCTCGGGGTTTTCTACGAAGGAATCCTGAACGGATTGCGGGGCGCGGCTTCACGCCTCGGCGGAACGCTGATGCCGCGGCTCGTCCGCTCCGCGTCGCTGACCGCTGCGGATGTGGAACAGACCCTGCTGGAAACCGATGCAACGGACGTGTTCCTGGTCGGCATCGATCCGCCGGAAGATCTCTGCCTGTGGCTGACGGAGGCGAAGATCCCGACGGTCTGGGTCAATGGCAACGATCCCGGCCTGCGCTTCGACTGCGTGTCGCCCGCCAATTTTTACGGCGCGCAGCTTGCGACTCAATATCTCATCGATGCAGGCCATCGACGCATCCTTCACTTCACCATGTCCCATCGCCACACGATCCGGGAGCGCGTGCGCGGGTTCGAGGCGGCAACGGCAAGCCATGGTGTGACGACCCGCATCGTTAGACTGCCTTCCACATCCCGGTCCAACGAAGCGGCATGCGAGGCGATGGAGGCGATCCTGGCCGAGAACCAGGGCTTTACGGCCGCCTTCTGCATGAACGACATGATGGCGGTCGGTGTCATGGAGGCGCTGGCCAATCGCCGTCTGTCGATCCCGCAGGATTTCGCGCTGATGGGATTCGACGACCTGCCATGCGCCGCAATGACGATGCCGCGACTGACGACCATGCGGGTCGATCGGGAGGCGATCGGACAGGAGGCTTATCACCTCATGCAGCGGCGCAGGGCCGATCCCGGCGCCGAGCCACGGAAGGTCGAGCTGGCCGTGCGGCTCGTGGAAGGCGCAACGGTGCAAGCGACCAGGAAGCCCAACGACGCTGAGCCTTCCGCATGA
- a CDS encoding DUF2264 domain-containing protein, translating to MTYALRHSNPLAGNPLKTREDVEKALLDLFNPLLPAFSEGGARVSLGATAAHFDFAAADLEGFARPLWGLAPYAAGGGDFPHWPLYAKGLANGTDPEHPEYWGKVTDRDQRMVELAAIGFALRLVPQHLWDPLDERARRNVASYLLEARPHQFADNNWKFFRVMIDLGLERIGVDFDRSLTETYLRELEAFYLGDGWYRDGNVPRVDHYIPFAMHFYGLIYAALAQSDGDRKQRFREWARLFAPNIRHWFANDGGTLVFGRSMTYRFACAGFWAALAFADEEALPWGEVKGYYLRHLRWWARHPITERDGVLSIGFGYANLLMSENYNSPGSPYWAFKAFLPLALDASHPFWTTEEAPSPDFPEPSPQPQPGMVMMHTPGNVVALSSGQENLQMRFGSEKYAKFVYSSRYAFSVESDERIYEGAALDGMLAFSDDNRHFRVRETNEDARIAGNILYARWRPWNDVEVETWLTPASPWHIRIHRIRTPRPLHTAEGGFAIPRADAYRKLERIEEREGAALIIGASDFSAILDGGSSVKRQGIAQKAPPNTNLLYPKTFVPQLRAEIGSGETILMTAAIALPAPAEAARIWNTPPAFPRLAEIEDVFARGSQRVGALSWRMGP from the coding sequence ATGACCTATGCTCTTCGACACTCCAATCCGCTTGCCGGCAATCCCCTCAAGACCAGAGAGGACGTGGAAAAGGCATTGCTGGACCTTTTCAATCCGCTCCTGCCCGCCTTCTCGGAGGGCGGAGCCCGCGTCAGCCTTGGCGCGACCGCGGCGCATTTCGATTTTGCGGCGGCAGATCTGGAGGGATTTGCCCGCCCGCTCTGGGGCCTGGCCCCCTATGCCGCGGGCGGCGGAGACTTCCCCCATTGGCCGCTCTACGCGAAAGGACTCGCGAACGGAACGGATCCCGAGCACCCGGAATATTGGGGCAAGGTTACCGACCGGGATCAGAGAATGGTCGAACTGGCCGCGATCGGCTTTGCCCTTCGCCTCGTGCCCCAGCACCTCTGGGACCCGCTCGACGAACGGGCGCGAAGGAACGTCGCCAGTTATCTGCTGGAGGCCCGCCCACATCAGTTCGCCGACAACAACTGGAAATTCTTCCGCGTGATGATCGATCTCGGTCTCGAGCGGATCGGCGTCGACTTCGACCGGAGCCTCACGGAAACGTATCTCCGGGAGTTGGAGGCGTTCTACCTCGGCGACGGCTGGTATCGCGACGGCAATGTCCCGCGTGTCGATCACTACATTCCCTTCGCCATGCATTTCTATGGGCTGATCTACGCAGCCCTGGCGCAGAGCGATGGTGATCGGAAGCAGCGGTTCCGGGAATGGGCACGCCTGTTCGCACCGAATATCCGGCACTGGTTTGCGAACGACGGCGGGACTCTGGTCTTCGGCCGCAGCATGACCTACCGCTTTGCCTGCGCCGGCTTCTGGGCGGCCCTTGCCTTCGCCGACGAGGAGGCTTTGCCCTGGGGCGAGGTGAAGGGGTACTATCTCCGCCACCTGCGCTGGTGGGCTCGCCATCCCATCACCGAACGCGACGGCGTGCTCAGCATCGGGTTCGGCTACGCCAACCTGCTCATGTCGGAAAACTACAACTCTCCGGGGTCGCCCTATTGGGCCTTCAAGGCCTTTCTGCCGCTGGCGCTCGACGCATCGCATCCGTTCTGGACGACTGAAGAAGCGCCGAGCCCCGACTTCCCCGAGCCGAGCCCCCAGCCGCAGCCGGGCATGGTGATGATGCACACGCCCGGGAATGTCGTCGCGCTCTCGTCGGGTCAGGAAAATCTCCAGATGCGATTCGGCAGCGAGAAATATGCCAAGTTCGTCTATTCCTCCCGCTACGCCTTCAGCGTGGAGAGCGACGAGCGCATCTACGAAGGCGCCGCTTTGGATGGCATGCTCGCCTTCAGCGATGATAACCGGCATTTCCGGGTGCGCGAGACGAACGAGGACGCGCGGATCGCCGGCAACATCCTCTATGCGCGCTGGCGCCCCTGGAACGATGTGGAGGTCGAGACATGGCTCACGCCGGCGAGCCCATGGCACATCCGTATTCATCGCATCAGGACGCCGCGTCCCCTGCATACGGCCGAAGGCGGCTTCGCGATCCCGCGGGCCGATGCCTATAGGAAGCTGGAACGGATCGAGGAGCGCGAAGGCGCTGCCTTGATAATCGGAGCGAGCGATTTCAGTGCCATTCTCGATGGCGGATCATCGGTGAAACGCCAGGGCATCGCCCAGAAAGCGCCGCCCAACACCAACCTGCTCTATCCCAAGACATTCGTGCCTCAGCTTCGCGCCGAGATCGGCAGCGGTGAGACAATCCTGATGACGGCGGCGATCGCCCTTCCCGCCCCTGCCGAAGCAGCCAGGATCTGGAATACGCCCCCTGCCTTCCCGCGCCTTGCCGAGATCGAAGATGTCTTCGCGCGTGGCAGCCAGCGCGTGGGTGCTCTCTCCTGGAGGATGGGCCCGTGA
- a CDS encoding hydroxyacid dehydrogenase — MDPARTDGVLTPHLLDRLATSFTILNPQPLQSFHDERARDVLRQTDILLTGWGCPPINREVLSLAPQLKLIAHAAGTVKGFLSPDVLDAGVAVTHAAEANAVPVAEFTLAAIIFANKQVFRFRDLYRADRSRQRTFPLTGHPVGNYRRTIGIVGASRIGRRVIELLEPFDFKVLLHDPYIGEQEAAALGVESVSLDELMRLSDVISIHAPALPSTQGMIDRRRLALMRDGATLINTARGIIVDQDDLIDELRTGRIDAIIDVTHPEVPGPASALYDLPNVFLTPHIAGAIGNERERLGEFIVEEIERYVGGRPLLSAITPSALETMA; from the coding sequence ATGGATCCGGCCCGAACGGACGGAGTTCTCACGCCGCACTTGCTGGATCGGCTTGCGACATCCTTCACAATCCTGAATCCCCAACCGCTTCAGTCATTCCATGATGAACGCGCCAGGGACGTGCTCCGGCAGACCGACATCCTGCTCACCGGCTGGGGGTGTCCTCCCATCAACCGTGAAGTCCTGTCTCTGGCGCCACAGCTGAAGCTGATCGCCCATGCCGCGGGCACCGTGAAGGGTTTCCTCTCTCCGGACGTTCTCGATGCCGGCGTCGCGGTCACTCACGCGGCGGAGGCGAATGCGGTGCCGGTTGCCGAGTTCACGCTCGCCGCCATCATCTTCGCCAACAAGCAGGTTTTCCGCTTCCGTGACCTCTACCGTGCCGACCGAAGCCGCCAGAGGACATTTCCCCTCACCGGTCACCCCGTCGGGAACTACAGGCGGACGATCGGGATCGTCGGAGCCTCGAGGATCGGGCGTCGGGTGATCGAATTGTTGGAGCCTTTCGACTTCAAGGTGCTTCTGCACGATCCCTATATCGGCGAGCAGGAGGCTGCGGCTCTTGGCGTGGAGAGCGTTTCTCTGGACGAGCTGATGCGTCTCTCCGATGTGATCTCCATTCATGCTCCTGCCCTGCCATCGACGCAGGGGATGATCGATCGCCGGCGGCTTGCTCTCATGCGGGATGGGGCGACGCTCATCAACACGGCGAGGGGGATTATCGTCGATCAGGACGATCTGATCGACGAGCTGCGGACCGGCCGCATCGACGCGATCATTGACGTCACGCATCCGGAGGTTCCCGGCCCCGCTTCCGCTCTCTACGATCTGCCGAACGTTTTCCTCACGCCTCATATCGCCGGAGCCATCGGCAACGAGCGCGAGAGACTTGGCGAATTCATCGTCGAGGAGATCGAGCGCTATGTCGGCGGCAGGCCATTACTGTCTGCGATCACGCCCTCTGCGCTGGAGACAATGGCATGA
- a CDS encoding sugar phosphate isomerase/epimerase family protein → MTVFRPGLCTVTFRQLSPEDIVALAAECGIVGIEWAGDVHVPAGQIDVARHVRSLTEEAGLSVVSYGSYIAPPSDDERAFATVLETAQALGAPNIRIWPGTRNRDSATYSSAERRQVAQAIRHMARMADDASVTLSLEYHPGSLTDDLGSAQRLMAEIDDPNVFLYWQPWPGLHLETALEEIRAVGPETSHVHVFAWDREKNRYPLADRRNYWNTVLKAMPETRWRGERFAMIEFVKGDSPDQFRDDAATFRQLLEEAQDRPAGTT, encoded by the coding sequence ATGACGGTCTTCCGGCCCGGCCTGTGCACCGTCACCTTCCGACAGCTGAGCCCGGAAGACATCGTTGCGCTTGCTGCGGAATGCGGGATCGTAGGCATCGAATGGGCGGGTGACGTACATGTCCCTGCGGGGCAAATCGACGTTGCGCGCCACGTTCGGAGCCTGACCGAGGAGGCCGGCCTCTCCGTCGTTTCCTATGGATCCTATATCGCCCCACCGAGTGACGACGAGCGTGCCTTCGCAACCGTTTTGGAAACCGCTCAGGCCCTGGGCGCTCCCAACATCCGTATCTGGCCAGGGACTCGCAATCGGGACTCGGCGACTTACTCCTCCGCCGAGCGGCGTCAGGTCGCCCAGGCAATCCGGCATATGGCCAGGATGGCCGACGATGCCTCCGTTACCCTCTCCCTCGAATATCATCCCGGCTCCCTGACCGATGATCTCGGTTCGGCGCAGCGGCTCATGGCTGAGATCGACGATCCCAACGTCTTTCTCTACTGGCAGCCGTGGCCCGGGCTACATCTCGAAACCGCGCTCGAGGAGATCCGCGCGGTCGGTCCGGAAACGTCGCATGTCCATGTTTTCGCCTGGGATCGCGAGAAGAATCGGTACCCGCTGGCCGACCGGAGGAATTACTGGAACACGGTTCTGAAGGCGATGCCGGAAACACGGTGGCGAGGCGAACGCTTCGCCATGATCGAGTTCGTCAAGGGCGACAGTCCCGATCAGTTCAGGGATGATGCCGCCACGTTTCGTCAATTGTTGGAAGAGGCACAGGACCGACCGGCTGGAACGACCTGA
- a CDS encoding ABC transporter substrate-binding protein, producing the protein MKTYVDRRTLLKSALALGGAAAVGSPSMSWAQGEAARLRATWWGSPDRARRTTDVGKLFTERSGIEIAGEPVGADYWAKIGTQMAGRNIADVFQLEPSSLADYAGRGAAKAMDEFVGKQLDISTFGDKMVDLCRAGGKIWGVALGLNSFSLFYDQTVFEKAGIKPPTHETTWKQFADMAVDLTKAVGRPDYWGAPYGARYHYVFDVWLRQRGKRLYTEDAKLGFTADDAKEWFSYWEDLRKRNGCVPADVQTLDQNQIERNSLALGKSAMGLTYSNQLIGYQLLTKNKLGITMVPSSGPGTKSGHYYRPALIWSIGSTTKNADKAAAFISFFVNDVEAGKILGVERGVPMSPKVREAILPNLNEVERATVDYVNLLADKVSDYPPPVPVGAVEFDNNVMRKVADQVAFGQISIDEAGKRMIEDGNAVLRKVN; encoded by the coding sequence ATGAAAACCTATGTTGATCGTCGTACCTTATTGAAATCTGCCCTGGCTCTCGGCGGCGCTGCGGCCGTCGGCAGCCCGAGCATGAGTTGGGCCCAAGGAGAAGCTGCCCGGCTGCGCGCGACCTGGTGGGGATCTCCAGACCGAGCAAGACGCACCACCGACGTGGGGAAGCTGTTCACCGAGCGCTCCGGCATTGAGATAGCCGGCGAGCCGGTCGGCGCCGATTACTGGGCGAAAATCGGCACGCAGATGGCCGGACGTAATATTGCCGACGTGTTCCAGCTGGAGCCGAGCAGCCTCGCCGACTATGCCGGGCGCGGTGCCGCGAAGGCCATGGACGAATTCGTCGGCAAGCAGCTCGACATCTCCACCTTCGGCGACAAGATGGTCGATCTTTGCCGGGCTGGCGGCAAGATCTGGGGCGTTGCGCTGGGCCTGAACTCGTTCTCCCTCTTCTACGACCAGACGGTCTTCGAGAAGGCCGGCATCAAGCCGCCGACCCATGAAACCACCTGGAAGCAGTTCGCCGACATGGCGGTCGATCTCACGAAGGCGGTAGGACGTCCCGATTACTGGGGTGCCCCCTACGGGGCCCGGTATCACTATGTCTTCGACGTCTGGCTGCGCCAGCGCGGCAAGCGCCTGTACACGGAGGATGCGAAGCTCGGTTTCACCGCGGACGATGCAAAGGAGTGGTTCAGCTACTGGGAAGATCTGCGCAAGCGCAATGGCTGCGTGCCGGCCGACGTGCAAACGTTGGACCAGAACCAGATCGAGAGGAATTCGCTCGCCCTCGGCAAATCGGCCATGGGTCTCACCTATTCGAACCAGCTCATCGGCTACCAGCTTCTCACCAAGAACAAGCTCGGGATCACGATGGTGCCTTCATCCGGCCCCGGCACGAAATCCGGTCACTATTATCGTCCGGCGCTCATCTGGAGCATCGGCTCGACGACCAAGAATGCAGACAAGGCGGCAGCCTTCATCAGCTTCTTCGTCAACGACGTGGAGGCAGGCAAGATTCTCGGCGTCGAGCGCGGCGTGCCGATGTCGCCCAAGGTCCGCGAAGCCATCCTGCCCAACCTGAACGAGGTCGAGCGTGCGACCGTCGACTACGTCAACCTCCTTGCGGACAAGGTCAGCGACTATCCGCCGCCCGTGCCCGTCGGAGCCGTCGAGTTCGACAACAACGTCATGCGCAAAGTCGCCGATCAGGTCGCCTTCGGGCAGATCTCGATCGACGAGGCCGGCAAGCGCATGATCGAGGACGGCAATGCCGTCTTGAGAAAGGTGAACTAG